GACAAGCTACTGTAGAAGTTGCAAGTCATTATACCAACAGCTGATGTAGTCCTAGGTTCTACAGTTGTTTGTAGCAAATATGTGATCTGTAATATCAGGTTAATTCATATGAGAATGACATGGTTGCTCTACAAAAGGTCGGATGTGGTAGTTGTAAATACTGATATAGTAGAAGGGTCAGATCATGTGGTAACCCTTATAGTTGTATTATCTGCTATCATAGTGTTCAGTCAGATGCTGTACTTGTACCAGATGCTGATGTGGTGACAGGGTCAGATGTAGTATCCTCTGATGTTGTTGTGGCAGCAGTTATTGTAGTAGTGGATGCTGAGGTAGTGGCATTTGctgatgtagttgtggtgtcAGATGTAGTTGTCGCAGGTGGTGTTGAGGAAATTATGGAGTCTGTTGTAGCAGCTActgatgtagttgtggtgtcAGATTTAGTTGTAACAGATGCTGATGAAGTCATTTGGCTAGATGTTGTTGTGACATCTGCTGATGTAGTTGTAGGGTCAGATGTAGTTGTCACAGGTGCTGTTAAGGTAATGATAGAGTCTGTTGTAGTTGTAGCAGCTGCTGCTTTTGTTGTAGGAGTAGAAGTTGTAACAGATGTTGATATCGCTAAAGGGGTAGATGTAGTATCTGCTAATGTAGTCATAGCTTCTGATGTCGTGTCAGCTGTAGCCGCGACTATTGTAGAAGGTGCATATGTTGTAGTGTCTGCTGTTGTAGTAGGAGTAGAAGTTGTAACAGATGCTGTTGAAGTCATAGGGCTAAATGTTGTAGTGGCTGCTGATACTGTAGTAGGGTCAGTTGTTGTTATAGCAGCTTGTGTTGTAGAAGAGGCATATGTTGTAGGGATAGATATTAATGTGGTGAAAGGGGTAGAAGTAGTATCTGCTAAGGTAGTTGCAGCTGCTGATGTTATGTCAGTTGTAGCTATAGCTGTTGTGGAAGATGCATATGTTGTAGTATCTGCTGTTGTTATAGGAGGAGATGCTGTCCTGACaattgatgtagttgtagttgctGGTGATGTTGTTGTAGGTTCAGATGTAGTTGGGAAGGATGTTGGAGCAGATGTTTTAGGGACTGATGTATTAGTTACTTCTGATGTTGTTGTATGAGCTAATGTAGTGGTTTGACCAGATGTTGTTGCAGATGTTGTAGGGTCTGATGTGGTAACTTCTGATGTTGTAGTATGAGGGAATGTAGTGGTAGGGATGGATATTGTAGCAGATGTTGTAGGGAACAATTTAGTTGTGACTTCTGATGTTGTAGTATCAGCTAATGTTGTGGTAGGAACGGATGTTGTAGTAGGAACAGATGTTGTTGTGTCAGCTAATGTTGTTGTAGCAGCTAATGTTGTTGTAGGCATATCTGTAGTCGTAGCAGCTAATGTTGTAGTAGGAACAGATGTTGTTGTGTCAGCTAATGTAGTAGTAGAAATAGATGTTGTAGTATCAGCTAATGTAGTGGTAGGGATGGATGTTGTGGTAGCAGCTAATGTTGTTGTAGGCATATCTGTAGTCGTAGCAGCTACTGTAGTGGTTGGGATTGATGTTGGAACAGATGTTATAGGGACTGATATAGTAGTAATTCCTGATGTTGTAGTATCAGCTAATGTAGTGGTTTGGCCAGATGTTGTTGCAGATGTTTTAGGGTCTGATGTGGTAGTAACttctgatgttgttgtgtcagctaatgtagtagtacactgtaaaaaatgacACTGCAATTTAGTTGTTtcaagtgtgtttgttatgttgaTATAACTAAAGTCTATTGGATTTGtccaaacaaaaagaaatactAAGTTTTTACTGACTCAACTTCATTCTAAGTTAAATGAACAAGCATGTAGTtgtttcaacaaaaaaaagcaatttaACACAACTTGGCCTACGCATGCACTATACTGCCACCTATCGCCAGTTCTGTTCACCACGTCACCACCTGCCTTGTTCAAAGGAAAGCACACGGAGGAAGATGAGCTTGCATCCAATCCTTAACCATCCAACGCTTGTGGTGAGTAAACTTAAGAACACAACCACTAAATGAATAGAActattttatattattaaatAACGGTTGGATTCGTGGATATTATTGCTGAGCGAAATATTTAATAGTATATCAAaggatagctaggatagctagtcATGGCAGCAAAAGCTAGCTATCAACTGACATCTTAGATGTTGTAATATAGTCTTGAAGAAAACATTTCCTCTAGCCTTTATAGTTATTCCTCCTCATGTGTCCTACAAAAACAGTTTCGGAGGCGTTGTTTTTTGCTTAAGCCGAGTTATTCAAATGGTTATGTTCAATGGGTAGCTAACTTATGCTTGCCTTGACCATCAGCCAGTTAGTTCTTCCTCCCCAACACTGACAACTGTCTAACAACTTAAAATTGAATCAAATAAATTATCAGGAGAGGTGATATATATTCGTTTACATAGTTCCAGGCAGAAGCTTAGGTTTCCTTACATAGAAATGGTAGCACATTCAGTaagaaaacggaaaaaaaatgaaatgtgcgCTGCTGGCTATTATTTAATGTTGTATTCTTGTGACACTATTAAGAATTATCAACGACTACCAACTTTATTCTCATCATGTTTAATGTAGGTTATTAAAGAAACCTAGATCTAGATAGCCTACCTAGTTCATCATAATGTATGCTGTATTAATGCTTTACATATATCtcagatatattatatatatttttctatgTTACAGATGATGATGCCGTATTCATGAAGTGGACTTGTAAATTGTGCCCATTTTCAACCTACAATCAGAGAAACATCAGAAGGCATTACACTCTGAAGCACGGACACCACAGCCGTTTTTGCCCCTTGCCTTGCATCTTTACTGACTGTTTTTTCACATTCCGAAGGCAAGTTGACCTTAACAGACATTTATTCAAGCAACATGGAAAACAGCAGGAGAAAGGGTCTTCAGATCCACTGACTTTTCAAATACTCTGTGCATTGTGCAGCTTTTGTGAACATTGTAACCTTAAACAGTATTTATCACATTTGCGTAGCCATCTGAAAAATAAGGAAACCGTGAAGTGCCCTTACCAGGATTGCTCATTTCAATCAACTGTATATTCCACCTTTACAGGACATCTTAGTCGTTATCACAGTTCTGCTGGCATAAAGAATTTAAGACTTGAGTTGGTACGCAACCATTTATGTGAGAATGGTGAGGAAGCTCAGGACAATACAGATTTGCTTAGTTTCAATGAGCCTGTTGCAGATGTTTTAGAAAATGTTGAAATTACTGATGAGGTGTGTTTGCAGCGTAAATTGGCATCCCTTTTCTTGCGCATGCAAACGCTTCTTCACGTTTCAAAGACAGCCACTCAGGAAATCATTGATGAGTTTTATGAGGTTAGTGTGCTCACTGGGGAACTAAGCAAGAAGTCCATAGAACAAGTACTTTCCCAGCACAACATCAGTTTAGAGCCATCAACATTTACACTAATAGCGGATACATTGGATAAGTCAGTGCCACTTTCATTCTTGTCAAAATCTGGTGAATTGGGCACAGAACATAAGAGAGCTTCTTTTTTCAGGCAAAATTTTAAGATTATTGAGCCAGTGGAGTACTTTTTGGATTCAGCAAAGGGCAGGAAAGAGGTTCATGTTCCGCTTTTACCTGTTCTGACAGAGCTGTTGAATAGGGATGATGTCCTTGACAAGGCCTTAGACGAAGATGTTGGGTCAAATTGTGGATTCTATAAAAGTTTTCGTGATGGGAAATATTTccaagaaaacatttttttctctgcaggtGTGTTCCGAATTGCCTTAGGGCTATAtattgatgattttgaggtgtgtaaCCCTTTAGGTACttcaaagaaaaaacataaGATTTGTGCTGTTTACTGGGTTTTGGCAAACCTACCCCTTCTTTATAGGTCATCCTTAACATCAATCAATCTTGCTCTGTTGTGTCATACTTCTGATGTGAAAACATATGGATATTCTGCTGTTCTAGAGCCACTTCTTAGAGACATTGAGCAACTAGAAACCAAAGGTGTATACATAGAAAGATTAGGGGGCTGTGTTCAGGGTACAGTTGCTTTTGTATCAGCAGATAACTTAGCAGCTCATTCACTGGCTGGTTTCCAAGAATGCTTCATTGTTGATAAATGCTGTAGGTTTTGTTCAGGAAGCCGGAAGGATTTTCAGACCAGTCAAGTGAAAGATGGGTCATTCACGCTTCGTACAAGAGCATCAGTGGACGAAAATGTTTTGGCTCTGAGTAGGGATAAAAAGCTGAAGAGCGTTGTGGGTGTAAAGGCTAACTGTGTTTTAAACAATTTAAAACACTTTCATTCAGCAACAGGGTTCCCACCCGACGTTCTACATGACCTTTTAGAGGGGGTGGTTCCTGTTGAGctcagtttgtgtttgactgATTTAATTGGCAggggctgtttttctcttgATGACCTTAATTATGCCATCCAAAACTTTCCATACAGGTTTAAAGACAAAACCAACCGTCCACAGAAAATACAAGAAAGGTTTAAAACAACTGGCTCAATTGGAGGTAACGGACACGAAAATTTGTCACTACTCAGATTACTTCCCCTTATGGTTGGTCATTTAGTTCCTGAAAATGATAAGACATGGGGTATCATTTTGGATTTGAAATTGATTGTTGAACTTATTTCCTTATCTGTATTCACTACCCCAACCATATGCTTTTTGGAATCCAAGATATCTGATCACAGGAATCTGTTGTTAGAGGTGTTCCCTAACTTCACATTGAAACCAAAACACCATTACCTCGAACATTATCCAAATCTCATTCATTGTTTTGGTCCTTTATTGAACTTCTGTACAATCCGTTTTGAGGGTAAACACAGCTTTTTTAAAAAAGTTGTGCGTGATGTGAACaatttcaaaaacattttattgaCATTAGCCAAGAGACACCAACTTATGTTTGGCTACTACCTTGAGCTGCCCAGCCTTTTCAAGCCAAACCTTGAGGTTCACAGTTCTTCTACTCTCTGTACTGATATTTTGGACAACAGTATAAAGCAGGCACTTAAGAGGAAGTACACAAATgttatgtctgtttgtctgacaACAACAATTACTCGACATGGGACCACATATTCTGAAGGAATGTTTGTCTCATTTGGCAGCACAAGTGGACTACCTGATTTTGGAAAGATTGTCAAACTACTCATTGTGGCTGATAAGGCAATGTTCATCATTGAACCTTTTCAATCTGTGTATATTGAGCATTTAGGCTCTTTTGAACTGTTTAGAGCACTTTCTGCAGGTTTTCTTCTGGTTGAACCTGAAGATTTGAACCACTACGAACCATTATATTGCTACACCATTCAAGGAAGACAGCTGGTCACAGCAAAAGCCTTTTTGCTTCATTAAGGTATGCCGGACATATTTTAACTTAATATAATGTTATTCCTACCATGTCTACTTGCTCACTCCATGGACTTTGGTTAACTGCAGTCATTAtgtcttgttgttttctttttttaatcattcTTTGATTTCACATTTCAGAATGTTGCTCAGAgttgttttggcaccagatgacATCAGGAGGCTGTTGATAGAAGAAATCCCAGAGACTCTGGAGGGCTTCAAGTTGATTCTGAGGACTAAGCTAAATCTGGGTTATGAGTTTGTAATACAGTATGAAGATCCGGACTTCCAGAATGAGTTGATAAACCTCAACTGTCCCACAGAATTGCCCAAGGATAAAGCAACCCTCAAAATAATCCAGAAGATGCCACCTGACCAACACTTGGTGACAGTTAGTGACAGCAGTACCCTTGACACTGCCAGCCTGTCATCTGCTTCATCATCTACAGAAACCAGCCCACCTGATATGATGAAGAACTGGTCTGAGCCCTTTAGCATTCCAACTTTCTCTTATGATGTGGAACTGAAGCTGAAGAGAGGAAATGAAGCATATGCCAAAGATGGTTCCCGGATAGAGGTCCTCAAGGGCCTCAAGAGTGAAATCTTGGACAGACTTGTTGGAGAGATGTTCAGAATCGATGCATATCCATCACAGGTACAAATTGAAGAAGTTGCCAAAGCATTGGTAGAAAAGCATCCCTGTTTAAGAGAGGTAGGGTCCACAGATGGCTGGTACTGCTGGAAGTACAGTTTGAATTTTAAAATGGGCAATTATCGGCACAAGTTACGTGCTGCCGGGTGTACAGCAGTGTTGGTGAACAAGACTCGAATGTTTGAAGATGGGAAAACTAAGCGGAAGATCAAGAAGCCAAGGCGATCTGAAACCAACTTCCTTCCAGATATACCTGATGAAGACACCTTTACTTCCCTTgaagaggacaggaagacactTCTGATGGAATTTAAAAAGGTGAATCCCAACAACAAGATAATTGATGCAGCCATGGCAAACACTTATGCTTTGAGAAGAAAGGAGATCGTTGATGATGAGCCTCTTGTGAGTATGGTCAAATCCAGATGGCCTGCACTGTTCTCGGAGAGACAGGTATTATgcttcccactctcccactgcttttattcaaagtgtCAGACAACATTATAATACCAATTAACAGTAGCAGTTAACACAGGAAAAACTAAAAGCACTGTTCATAGGAAAACTAAAAATTGTTACATTGCTGTACTGTTAGTTGTTATTGTTTCATAGTGTCACCAGGTACTACCAGTATGACCTGTTGAGCGTATACAATtaaatcattgttttttttttaattctgcaTCAAGATCCTTGCGGAATTCAGCCGTCTGATGTCTACTGATCTCCTGAGCTCCTTC
Above is a window of Clupea harengus chromosome 14, Ch_v2.0.2, whole genome shotgun sequence DNA encoding:
- the LOC105903339 gene encoding uncharacterized protein LOC105903339 codes for the protein MLLRVVLAPDDIRRLLIEEIPETLEGFKLILRTKLNLGYEFVIQYEDPDFQNELINLNCPTELPKDKATLKIIQKMPPDQHLVTVSDSSTLDTASLSSASSSTETSPPDMMKNWSEPFSIPTFSYDVELKLKRGNEAYAKDGSRIEVLKGLKSEILDRLVGEMFRIDAYPSQVQIEEVAKALVEKHPCLREVGSTDGWYCWKYSLNFKMGNYRHKLRAAGCTAVLVNKTRMFEDGKTKRKIKKPRRSETNFLPDIPDEDTFTSLEEDRKTLLMEFKKVNPNNKIIDAAMANTYALRRKEIVDDEPLVSMVKSRWPALFSERQILAEFSRLMSTDLLSSFFGGLDEYLPRFLDLFRKKDHIAELQDIVRWLDAHDSNQNKRTAVLLGMPHFLREEPSSFLKTCEPTDPVEDTLKGTSVGILIVSEEIGRYVVPIETNDICLVLEEQLAVMNISDIPKAFGLMMGLMYALNVDYPKHLKYTFEVMQKLFLNVGGCSCSSRVNGLRNRLLYKKL